One region of Armigeres subalbatus isolate Guangzhou_Male chromosome 3, GZ_Asu_2, whole genome shotgun sequence genomic DNA includes:
- the LOC134223318 gene encoding uncharacterized protein LOC134223318, whose amino-acid sequence MNHLLRLQIAALLLVAIFLRSSAGENDPEQSCIPGTIPSIKANLMRTLIICYVYGCPEEVSTDIAKTFNQFHHFDLHSDGANNETSSDEEAPIRILSKLAKLTSALEKDRNAALTACTDFVSLLNKLIVDLLQINSKCFLEPQAKYPPDMPDGAAIDCDEMTVYMKQLQKYFGGQCDAKGKNCPDKLKTAVSWFSRAYKQMGKSCYYDAYEYLDR is encoded by the exons ATGAATCACCTGCTCCGCCTTCAAATAGCAGCCCTGCTACTGGTAGCAATATTTCTTCGCTCATCCGCGGGCGAAAACGACCCGGAGCAAAGCTGCATTCCGGGCACGATCCCTTCCATCAAAGCCAACCTGATGCGAACGCTCATCATCTGCTACGTCTACGGTTGCCCCGAGGAAGTGTCGACCGATATTGCCAAAACCTTCAACCAGTTCCACCACTTCGATTTGCATTCCGACGGCGCCAACAACGAAACGTCATCCGACGAAGAGGCCCCCATCAGAATTTTATCCAAACTGGCGAAGCTGACCTCGGCCCTTGAAAAGGATCGCAACGCCGCCCTGACCGCGTGTACCGATTTCGTGTCACTGCTGAACAAGCTCATAGTGGACCTTCTGCAAATTAATAGCAAGTGCTTCCTGGAGCCACAAG CTAAATACCCGCCGGACATGCCAGACGGTGCGGCCATCGATTGCGACGAGATGACCGTCTATATGAAACAACTGCAGAAGTACTTCGGCGGACAGTGCGACGCCAAGGGTAAGAACTGCCCGGATAAGCTGAAGACGGCCGTCAGCTGGTTTAGTCGGGCCTACAAGCAGATGGGCAAGAGCTGCTACTACGATGCGTATGAATATTTGGATCGGTAG